A window of the Candidatus Eisenbacteria bacterium genome harbors these coding sequences:
- a CDS encoding M6 family metalloprotease domain-containing protein: MSTRIGGSAAAAALAVLLCGSITAGKSEAGGFLVLPEENPRFVVYDLPPAEIEAALGVSYEEMQLRRAEVEVRVPPDTGVVLVLLCQWADDPADTIAHPRAAYDTLLFSEGIVDPGSMREYFLEVSYGSYWIEGDVVGWLTRPTYQPSLWFTDFLALVDPFVDFRDYDRDGDGYTDAVWIFHAGPGEEETHDPNHIWSYAVYGLNYMTDDGVIVDRYSCNPEEHADGSIITIRVGAHEASHVLGLPDLYDYDSKLDTVTYFTPNDANDHPLVDWCLMGYYGYNIMSYGTRQDPSHLSAWSKKQLGWVTPIVLSEPAQRLPILETNTNPLAYRISRPGSTKEYFLIENRNSNSSSKFDHLDSDFSAYFPWFTPGQNPKDAGLIVLHVDDNIARNNGKPTYAHYKVIVEDAGYDPSTPWDGVSEFFEWWYPYEFRIGAAFAGEDPGQNAFTPNTTPNTNWYTGPSGIWITNISESDSVMTFDIGFGNAWPAIVDHRPAARDTTLEEGLGHLFSAAAVDRDGDPTTYVWSVNGNVAQSGADSTFVYVAGAGGTTDTVRVAAHDGALGDTLIWRIDVGVSTGIASRAPAAAPLLDAAPTPFNATLHVRAEVPAGEVRLAVHDLAGRLVHVLAEGPHPGGSLLATWNGRDASGVEVPSGMYFIRLKTPEGTRTKKAVLLR, from the coding sequence GTGAGCACGCGAATCGGAGGTTCGGCAGCGGCCGCTGCGCTCGCCGTTCTCCTTTGCGGATCGATCACGGCGGGGAAGAGCGAGGCGGGCGGCTTTCTCGTTCTGCCCGAAGAGAACCCGCGGTTCGTCGTCTACGATCTTCCGCCGGCCGAGATCGAGGCGGCGCTCGGCGTCTCGTACGAAGAGATGCAGCTTCGGAGGGCGGAGGTCGAGGTGCGTGTTCCTCCCGACACCGGGGTCGTTCTCGTCCTTCTCTGCCAGTGGGCCGACGACCCGGCGGACACGATCGCGCACCCGCGCGCGGCGTACGACACGCTCCTCTTCAGCGAGGGGATCGTCGATCCGGGGAGCATGCGGGAGTATTTCCTTGAGGTCTCATACGGATCGTACTGGATCGAGGGGGACGTCGTCGGCTGGCTGACGCGGCCGACCTACCAGCCGAGCCTCTGGTTCACCGATTTTCTCGCGCTGGTTGACCCGTTCGTCGACTTCCGCGACTACGACCGGGATGGGGACGGGTACACCGACGCGGTCTGGATCTTTCACGCGGGACCGGGCGAGGAGGAGACGCACGATCCGAACCACATCTGGTCGTACGCGGTCTACGGGCTGAACTACATGACCGACGACGGCGTGATCGTCGATCGCTACTCGTGCAATCCGGAGGAGCATGCGGATGGCTCGATCATCACGATTCGGGTCGGCGCGCACGAGGCCTCGCATGTTCTCGGTCTTCCGGATCTCTACGATTACGACTCGAAGCTCGACACCGTGACCTACTTCACGCCGAACGACGCGAACGATCACCCGCTCGTCGATTGGTGTTTGATGGGCTACTACGGGTACAACATCATGTCGTACGGGACGAGGCAGGATCCGTCCCACCTCTCTGCTTGGTCGAAGAAGCAGCTCGGCTGGGTGACGCCGATCGTCCTCAGCGAGCCGGCCCAGCGCCTACCGATCCTCGAGACGAACACGAACCCGCTCGCTTATCGAATCAGCCGCCCGGGAAGCACGAAGGAGTACTTCCTCATCGAGAACCGGAACTCGAACTCCTCGTCCAAGTTCGATCATCTCGATTCGGACTTCTCCGCCTACTTTCCTTGGTTCACGCCGGGACAGAATCCGAAAGATGCAGGCCTTATCGTTCTTCACGTCGATGACAACATAGCGAGAAACAACGGGAAGCCGACGTACGCGCACTACAAGGTGATCGTGGAGGATGCGGGGTACGATCCGTCGACCCCGTGGGACGGCGTGAGCGAGTTTTTCGAATGGTGGTATCCGTACGAGTTCCGGATCGGCGCGGCGTTCGCGGGAGAGGATCCGGGTCAGAACGCCTTCACGCCGAACACGACCCCGAACACGAATTGGTACACCGGGCCGAGCGGAATCTGGATCACGAACATCAGCGAGTCGGACTCGGTGATGACCTTCGACATCGGGTTCGGGAACGCGTGGCCGGCGATCGTCGATCATCGTCCGGCGGCGCGCGACACGACGCTCGAGGAGGGGCTCGGGCATCTCTTCTCGGCGGCGGCGGTCGATCGGGACGGCGACCCGACGACGTACGTCTGGTCGGTGAACGGGAACGTGGCTCAATCGGGCGCCGACTCGACGTTCGTGTACGTCGCGGGCGCGGGCGGAACGACTGACACGGTCCGGGTCGCCGCCCACGACGGCGCGCTCGGCGACACGCTCATCTGGCGGATCGATGTGGGGGTGAGCACCGGCATCGCTTCGAGGGCGCCCGCCGCGGCGCCGCTTCTCGACGCCGCGCCGACGCCGTTCAACGCGACGCTTCACGTGCGCGCCGAGGTCCCGGCGGGGGAGGTCCGCCTCGCGGTCCACGATCTCGCGGGGCGTCTCGTTCACGTTCTCGCGGAAGGGCCGCACCCGGGCGGCTCTCTCCTCGCGACCTGGAACGGCCGCGACGCCTCCGGTGTCGAAGTTCCTTCAGGCATGTACTTTATCCGGCTCAAGACTCCCGAGGGGACGCGGACGAAGAAGGCGGTGCTCTTGCGGTAG
- a CDS encoding radical SAM protein: MDPFQPAYLRLLRSGELERRAREAREELRACRLCPRECGADRLAGETGVCQTAARAVVSSAFPHFGEESVLVGRGGSGTIFFSWCNLRCVFCQNAEISQRGEGEPVASDRIAGLMLRLQSAGCANINLVSPSHVVPQAIEAVAIAAREGLRLPIVYNSNAYDSIVALRLLEGIVDIYMPDFKFWERASARRFSKAADYPDRAREAIREMHRQVGPLAMGSDGAARRGLLVRHLVMPGLEAESRAILRWLAEEISPDTYVNIMDQYRPCHRVGERLPRSGRRYETIDRRPSREEIASAFSAARESGLWRFDR; the protein is encoded by the coding sequence ATCGATCCCTTCCAGCCGGCCTACCTCCGGCTCCTCCGGAGCGGGGAGCTGGAGCGCCGGGCGCGGGAGGCGCGGGAAGAGCTGCGCGCCTGCCGGCTCTGCCCGAGGGAGTGCGGGGCGGACCGCCTCGCGGGGGAGACCGGCGTCTGCCAGACTGCCGCGCGCGCGGTCGTCTCGAGCGCGTTCCCCCACTTCGGCGAGGAGTCGGTTCTCGTCGGGCGGGGCGGCTCGGGGACGATCTTCTTCTCCTGGTGCAATCTTCGCTGCGTCTTCTGCCAAAACGCGGAGATCTCGCAGAGGGGCGAGGGGGAGCCGGTCGCATCCGATCGGATCGCGGGCCTCATGCTCCGCCTCCAGAGCGCGGGATGCGCGAACATCAACCTCGTCTCCCCGAGCCATGTGGTTCCGCAAGCGATCGAAGCGGTCGCGATCGCCGCGCGCGAGGGGCTCCGGCTCCCGATCGTTTATAACTCGAATGCATACGATTCGATCGTTGCGCTCCGGCTGCTCGAGGGGATCGTCGACATCTACATGCCGGACTTCAAGTTCTGGGAACGAGCGAGCGCGAGGCGTTTCTCGAAAGCCGCGGACTATCCGGATCGAGCGCGCGAGGCGATCCGTGAGATGCACCGCCAGGTCGGACCGCTCGCGATGGGTTCGGACGGCGCGGCGCGCCGCGGCCTTCTCGTTCGGCACCTCGTGATGCCCGGCCTCGAGGCGGAATCGCGCGCGATTCTCCGCTGGCTCGCGGAAGAGATCTCGCCCGACACGTACGTCAACATCATGGATCAGTACCGCCCGTGCCACCGGGTGGGGGAGAGGCTTCCTCGCAGCGGCCGCCGCTACGAGACGATCGACCGCCGTCCCTCGCGCGAGGAGATCGCCTCCGCGTTCTCCGCGGCCCGCGAGTCGGGACTTTGGCGCTTCGACCGTTGA
- a CDS encoding undecaprenyl/decaprenyl-phosphate alpha-N-acetylglucosaminyl 1-phosphate transferase encodes MSYVFSFAAALLAVALLVPIVRRLALRSGFLDQPSARKVHTKPTPLLGGLAVLIGFLAAFLSGARLEEADFSSSVVGFLLGGIWVFLVGLADDRFGTGPLVKLPGQIIGCAILFFSGNTNGLITSAPLDLLFSFLWVVGMMNAVNFLDNMDGLAAGITFLAASGFFAISLLHGQTVPALIAISLAGAALAFLRFNFHPASIFLGDAGSLFFGYALAALGIMSTWHMTSHSFLLVPVLILGYPIFDIGFVVLTRIARGRRIYLPGKDHSSHRLWTLLANVRGTAAVVYGVCFVLALLGVALSFTSDRSFYWTALLLVATVSLWSGRRLARVPVE; translated from the coding sequence GTGAGTTACGTCTTTTCTTTCGCGGCGGCTCTCCTTGCGGTCGCGCTTCTCGTGCCGATCGTGAGGAGGCTCGCCCTCCGCTCGGGGTTCCTCGACCAGCCGAGCGCGCGCAAGGTTCACACGAAGCCGACGCCCCTCCTCGGCGGGCTCGCCGTTCTCATTGGGTTCCTCGCCGCCTTTCTGAGCGGGGCCCGCCTCGAAGAGGCCGACTTCTCTTCGTCCGTGGTCGGGTTCCTCCTCGGCGGGATCTGGGTCTTCCTCGTCGGGCTCGCGGACGATCGCTTCGGCACGGGGCCACTCGTGAAGCTCCCGGGCCAGATCATTGGGTGCGCGATTCTCTTCTTCAGCGGCAACACGAACGGTCTCATCACGAGCGCGCCGCTCGATCTCCTCTTTTCGTTTCTCTGGGTGGTCGGGATGATGAACGCGGTCAACTTCCTCGACAACATGGACGGGCTCGCCGCGGGGATCACGTTTCTCGCCGCGTCCGGGTTCTTCGCGATCTCGCTCCTCCACGGCCAAACGGTCCCCGCGCTCATCGCGATCTCCCTCGCCGGCGCCGCGCTCGCGTTCCTTCGGTTCAACTTTCATCCGGCTTCCATCTTTCTCGGCGACGCAGGATCGCTCTTCTTCGGGTACGCGCTCGCGGCTCTCGGGATCATGTCGACCTGGCACATGACCTCGCACAGTTTCCTCCTCGTGCCGGTCCTCATCCTCGGCTATCCGATCTTCGATATCGGCTTCGTCGTGCTCACGAGGATCGCGCGCGGGCGGCGGATCTATCTTCCCGGGAAGGACCACTCCTCGCATCGGCTGTGGACGCTCCTCGCGAACGTCCGCGGCACCGCGGCGGTCGTCTACGGAGTCTGTTTCGTCCTCGCGCTTCTCGGGGTCGCGCTCTCCTTCACGAGCGACCGTTCTTTCTACTGGACGGCGCTTCTTCTCGTCGCGACCGTCTCGCTCTGGAGCGGCCGCCGTCTCGCGCGGGTTCCCGTGGAGTAG
- the serS gene encoding serine--tRNA ligase — MLDPAYIRQHADEVRRAIRLKNEKADVDEWLRLDERWRALTKETEDLRALRNRVSEEIAERKRRGEDASGEIARMRTTADAIKAREEDLRLVEEKLRDLAVWMPNVPHASVPEGDESANRIVATWGEPKVFPFPAKTHWEIGERLGILDLARASKTSGSGFAVFWGAGALLQRALIRFMIDLHVKEHGYREVYAPYLVNRASMFGTGQLPKLEEDMYVSPREDLFLIPTAEVPITNLHRDEILGEDDLPRKYVGYTACFRREAGSAGKETRGLNRLHQFDKVELVRFERAEESYRALEALRADAEDVLRRLGLAYRVVVLAAGDLSFASALTYDLEVWAPGQGRWLEVSSCSNFEDFQARRMRIRYRSEGSGGNRFAHTLNGSGVALPRTTIALLENGQREDGTVEVPEILRPYMDGMERIA; from the coding sequence TTGCTTGATCCCGCATACATTCGGCAGCACGCGGACGAGGTGCGCCGCGCGATCCGTCTCAAGAACGAGAAGGCGGACGTGGACGAGTGGCTCCGACTCGACGAGAGGTGGCGCGCTCTCACGAAAGAGACGGAGGATCTTCGCGCGCTCCGAAACCGCGTGAGCGAGGAGATCGCCGAGCGGAAGCGCCGGGGGGAGGACGCGTCGGGCGAGATCGCCCGCATGCGGACGACCGCCGACGCGATCAAGGCGCGCGAGGAGGACCTCCGTCTCGTCGAGGAGAAGCTCCGCGACCTCGCGGTGTGGATGCCGAACGTCCCCCACGCGAGCGTCCCGGAGGGGGACGAGAGCGCGAACCGGATCGTCGCGACCTGGGGGGAGCCGAAGGTCTTTCCCTTTCCGGCGAAGACGCATTGGGAGATCGGCGAGCGGCTCGGCATCCTCGATCTCGCGCGCGCCTCGAAAACCTCGGGCTCCGGGTTCGCCGTCTTCTGGGGCGCGGGCGCTCTTCTCCAGAGGGCGCTCATCCGCTTCATGATCGATTTGCATGTAAAGGAACACGGCTACCGCGAGGTCTACGCTCCCTATCTCGTGAACCGCGCCTCGATGTTCGGCACGGGGCAGCTTCCGAAGCTCGAGGAGGATATGTACGTCTCGCCGCGCGAAGATCTCTTCCTGATCCCGACCGCCGAAGTGCCGATCACGAACCTCCATCGGGACGAGATTCTCGGCGAAGATGATTTACCTCGAAAGTATGTCGGCTACACCGCCTGCTTCCGCCGCGAGGCGGGGAGCGCCGGGAAGGAGACCCGCGGTCTCAATCGGCTTCATCAATTCGACAAGGTCGAGCTCGTTCGGTTCGAACGTGCGGAAGAGTCGTATCGTGCTCTGGAAGCGCTCCGCGCCGACGCGGAGGACGTCCTCCGGCGGCTCGGCCTCGCGTATCGCGTCGTCGTGCTCGCGGCCGGCGACCTCTCCTTCGCCTCCGCGCTCACCTACGATCTCGAGGTGTGGGCTCCGGGGCAAGGCCGCTGGCTCGAGGTCTCGAGCTGCTCGAACTTCGAGGATTTCCAGGCGCGCCGCATGCGCATCCGGTACCGTTCCGAGGGAAGCGGCGGGAACCGGTTCGCGCACACCCTTAACGGATCGGGCGTCGCCCTTCCGAGGACGACGATCGCCCTTTTGGAGAACGGCCAGAGGGAAGACGGAACGGTCGAGGTTCCGGAGATTCTCCGGCCCTACATGGACGGCATGGAGCGAATCGCGTAG